In one window of Phormidium ambiguum IAM M-71 DNA:
- a CDS encoding heavy metal-binding domain-containing protein: protein MGLFEKIGRQLWRISKVGLSLISPTRSPIQPGNLFDSARHRLDAQKQIGKRTGKKFFTSDLSTNEYLLTREAGCEPIGLVMGSSFYKVGFFSYFRNYRDRTGEIETLTQAQIAVRELAISRMQQEAALLGADGVIGVRLQQRRQGWNVGMVEFTAIGTAIRIPDRPRTSKPFTSDLSGQEFWQLRKAGYYPKGLVFGACSYYVHSDRNTRALMTRSFWSRLFGRARRNQELTQFTQGFQDARELAIMRLMEDIQKVGATGAVGMHIEAKEEVIVYQLQNVFGFFSWVFFFGLTVALFGLIGNGNTTPMIVLFISLILYITIIQIFLYSFYYIGTFQDILTHFVAIGTAIVEDDIPKENPVSKTLIFYPVSKS from the coding sequence ATGGGACTTTTTGAGAAAATTGGCAGACAACTTTGGCGTATCAGTAAAGTGGGGCTAAGTTTAATTTCTCCAACGCGATCGCCCATTCAACCAGGTAATCTTTTTGACAGCGCCCGTCATCGTCTCGACGCACAAAAGCAAATCGGCAAACGAACAGGTAAGAAATTTTTCACTAGCGATCTCAGTACCAACGAATATTTACTAACTCGTGAAGCTGGGTGCGAACCGATCGGTTTGGTAATGGGAAGCAGCTTTTACAAAGTGGGATTTTTTAGTTATTTTCGCAATTACCGCGATCGCACCGGAGAGATAGAAACTTTAACTCAAGCCCAAATAGCTGTCCGCGAACTCGCTATCAGTCGAATGCAGCAAGAAGCTGCTTTACTTGGCGCTGATGGGGTAATTGGAGTGCGTTTGCAACAGCGTCGCCAAGGCTGGAATGTAGGAATGGTGGAATTTACGGCGATTGGAACTGCAATTCGCATTCCCGATCGTCCCCGCACATCTAAGCCTTTTACTAGCGATTTAAGCGGGCAGGAATTTTGGCAACTGCGGAAAGCAGGTTACTATCCCAAAGGATTGGTATTTGGGGCTTGTTCTTATTACGTGCATAGCGATCGCAATACCCGCGCTTTAATGACTCGATCTTTTTGGAGTCGCTTATTTGGTCGCGCTAGGCGAAATCAAGAATTAACCCAATTTACCCAAGGTTTCCAAGACGCAAGAGAATTAGCGATTATGCGCTTGATGGAAGATATCCAAAAAGTGGGCGCAACAGGTGCAGTTGGGATGCACATTGAAGCAAAAGAAGAAGTAATTGTCTATCAGCTTCAAAATGTTTTTGGTTTTTTTTCTTGGGTGTTTTTCTTCGGGCTTACTGTTGCTTTATTCGGATTGATTGGCAATGGTAATACCACTCCTATGATAGTTTTATTTATTAGTTTAATCTTATATATTACTATTATTCAAATTTTCTTATATAGCTTCTATTATATAGGTACTTTTCAGGATATTTTGACACATTTCGTAGCTATTGGTACAGCAATTGTTGAAGATGATATACCAAAGGAAAACCCAGTTAGCAAAACCTTAATCTTCTACCCAGTTTCTAAATCTTGA
- a CDS encoding heavy metal-binding domain-containing protein, producing MTNQKPKSSKNPPIAADLPEHARERLSMMQKGGKQSNLFTSDLSVNEFLLVKEAGFEPLGLVVGCSMYHIGFQWAGINQNMEMTVLSQAMYHARELAMTRMEEEAEALGADGIVGVRLSAKHMTWEPNMAEFVAIGTAVKASDRTISYRTIHDKPFTSELSGQDFWTLLRAGYRPLGLVMGNCVYHVAYQSLGQWFRNIGKNVEMTNFTQALYDARELAMERMQVEAAHLQAEGIIGANIHEHQYSWSSHVIEFFALGTAVTPTRADHHIPTPHLTLSLNDPPTQINTVLTPPSLDH from the coding sequence ATGACAAATCAAAAGCCGAAATCTAGTAAGAATCCTCCGATCGCTGCCGATTTACCAGAACACGCCCGCGAACGACTAAGTATGATGCAGAAAGGCGGTAAACAAAGCAATTTGTTCACCAGCGATCTTTCGGTTAATGAGTTTTTGTTAGTTAAAGAAGCAGGTTTTGAACCTTTGGGTTTAGTGGTTGGTTGCTCAATGTATCACATCGGCTTTCAGTGGGCGGGAATCAACCAAAATATGGAAATGACCGTGCTTTCTCAAGCAATGTATCATGCTCGTGAGTTAGCAATGACGCGGATGGAGGAAGAAGCCGAAGCTTTGGGTGCAGATGGAATTGTGGGAGTCAGATTGAGTGCCAAACACATGACTTGGGAACCAAATATGGCAGAATTTGTGGCGATCGGTACAGCAGTTAAAGCAAGCGATCGCACGATTTCTTATCGCACAATTCATGATAAACCATTCACCAGCGAACTCTCTGGACAAGACTTTTGGACGCTGTTGCGAGCAGGCTATCGTCCATTAGGATTAGTCATGGGCAATTGTGTTTATCATGTTGCCTATCAAAGTTTAGGTCAGTGGTTTAGAAATATTGGCAAAAATGTGGAAATGACCAACTTTACCCAAGCACTTTATGATGCGCGGGAATTAGCAATGGAACGAATGCAAGTTGAAGCTGCTCACTTGCAAGCAGAAGGGATTATCGGAGCTAATATCCATGAGCATCAATATTCTTGGAGTTCTCATGTCATAGAGTTTTTTGCTTTAGGAACGGCTGTTACACCCACTCGCGCCGATCACCATATTCCTACACCACATTTAACTCTCTCGTTGAACGATCCGCCAACTCAGATTAATACAGTGTTGACTCCTCCAAGCCTAGATCATTAG
- a CDS encoding ABC1 kinase family protein, producing the protein MSQHQLAQSRKYDPQAIANYYTKRPWLALWRTVTVIWMFAGFVIGLKLDEWWGQAEENKSRRASQLREILTHLGPTFIKVGQALSTRPDLIRKDFLEELVKLQDQLPPFDTAIAFRIIETELNKSLEDAYAEISPQPVAAASLGQVYQARLKTGEEVAVKVQRPNLLPVLTLDLFLMRWAASWLAPWLPLNLGHDLTLIVDEFGIKLFEEIDYLNEGRNAEKFAANFRNNPEVKVPVIYWRYSSHRVLTLEWIYGLKLTDTTQLEKQGLDSDAIIRIGVTSGLQQLLEHGFFHADPHPGNLFAIPPQCPVDAERQPTKWVQGGQMAYIDFGMMDQLEQDTKETLVDAVVHLINKDYEFLAEDFVKLGFLTPETDIRPIVPALEAVLGDIIGESVRDFNFKTITDRFSELMYDYPFRVPAKFALIIRSLVTQEGLALSINPNFKIVEVAYPFVARRLLTGETPQLRRRLIEVLFKDGKFQWQRLENLIAIARTDESFNLFPTAQLGLQYLLSDEGQFLRRQLVLALTEDDRLHTEEVQRLWNLIKDEIKPAQIFNAALGALAEFSTLPSVEALAAFSGRKTLQ; encoded by the coding sequence GTGAGTCAACATCAACTAGCTCAGTCAAGAAAGTACGATCCACAAGCAATCGCCAATTACTACACAAAGCGCCCTTGGTTAGCACTTTGGCGAACTGTAACTGTGATTTGGATGTTTGCTGGGTTTGTCATCGGGTTAAAGTTAGACGAATGGTGGGGTCAAGCAGAAGAAAACAAGTCAAGACGAGCTTCCCAGTTAAGGGAAATACTGACTCATCTTGGCCCGACATTTATTAAAGTAGGACAAGCACTGTCTACCAGACCAGACTTAATTCGCAAAGACTTTTTAGAAGAGTTAGTTAAATTACAAGATCAATTACCGCCGTTTGATACTGCGATCGCATTCCGTATTATCGAAACCGAACTCAACAAATCTTTAGAAGACGCATACGCCGAAATTTCACCCCAACCAGTCGCCGCCGCCAGTTTAGGACAAGTTTATCAAGCCAGACTCAAAACTGGGGAAGAAGTCGCAGTTAAAGTCCAACGTCCTAACCTACTTCCCGTCTTAACTTTAGACCTGTTTTTGATGCGTTGGGCAGCCAGTTGGTTAGCGCCTTGGCTACCTCTGAATTTAGGTCATGATTTAACGTTAATTGTCGATGAATTTGGTATTAAGCTATTTGAGGAAATTGATTACTTAAACGAAGGGCGCAACGCGGAAAAATTTGCTGCCAATTTCCGAAATAATCCAGAAGTCAAAGTTCCTGTAATTTACTGGCGCTATAGTTCCCATCGGGTGCTGACTTTGGAATGGATTTACGGACTGAAACTCACCGACACGACACAACTCGAAAAGCAGGGACTCGACAGCGATGCAATTATTCGGATTGGCGTAACATCGGGATTACAACAGTTATTAGAACATGGATTTTTCCATGCCGATCCGCACCCTGGTAATTTGTTTGCCATTCCGCCCCAATGTCCGGTTGATGCAGAAAGACAACCGACCAAATGGGTGCAGGGTGGTCAGATGGCTTATATTGATTTTGGGATGATGGATCAGTTAGAGCAGGATACAAAAGAAACCCTGGTTGATGCTGTTGTTCATCTAATCAATAAGGATTACGAATTTTTAGCTGAGGATTTTGTTAAACTCGGCTTTTTAACTCCAGAAACCGATATTCGTCCGATCGTTCCTGCGCTAGAAGCTGTACTCGGCGATATTATAGGTGAAAGTGTAAGGGATTTTAATTTCAAAACAATTACCGATCGCTTTTCGGAATTGATGTATGATTATCCCTTCCGCGTTCCGGCTAAATTTGCTTTAATTATTCGTTCTCTGGTGACACAAGAAGGTTTAGCACTCAGCATTAATCCGAATTTTAAGATTGTGGAAGTTGCTTATCCTTTTGTGGCGCGACGACTGTTAACTGGAGAAACGCCTCAGTTGCGAAGACGTTTAATTGAAGTGTTATTTAAAGATGGTAAATTCCAATGGCAAAGGTTAGAAAATCTAATTGCGATCGCGCGGACGGACGAAAGTTTTAACCTCTTCCCCACCGCCCAATTAGGTTTACAATATCTCTTGTCTGATGAAGGTCAGTTTCTCCGTCGTCAACTAGTTTTGGCTTTAACAGAGGACGATCGACTTCATACCGAAGAAGTCCAACGTTTGTGGAATTTAATCAAGGATGAAATTAAGCCAGCCCAAATTTTTAATGCTGCTTTAGGCGCATTGGCAGAATTTTCTACCCTACCCTCTGTTGAAGCTTTAGCAGCTTTTTCTGGTCGCAAAACTTTGCAGTAA
- a CDS encoding Npun_R2821/Npun_R2822 family protein, translating into MTRGIYIIANDKVTEQAIALLKSIRVYDSDTPVVLIPYDDNYQKIAEILANSFGVTVYEDLEFIDRLSKQLHQIFGDKFFARPNQFRKQACWFGPFDEFLYIDTDIVVFEKIIDNLNYFSEYDFLCCDYQHGGGITNVFTPKVLEEKVFTEDDLKDIFNGGFWASKKNLLSEQDLYDTFAECAAHPEYFDFSQKTSDQPIVNYMILKRISRRFNIVRRPEKGPGNWAGSGHFKYEGDRLIDPHVNQPLQYLHWAGIRIEPGCPYWETWEHYRYLNEAKPTYTPQKSAAKPKNVWQKVKDKVKGLF; encoded by the coding sequence ATGACTCGCGGTATTTATATCATTGCTAATGATAAAGTAACAGAGCAAGCGATCGCACTTTTAAAGAGTATTCGCGTTTACGATAGCGATACGCCTGTAGTATTAATTCCTTATGACGACAACTATCAAAAAATTGCCGAAATTCTCGCTAATTCTTTTGGCGTAACAGTTTATGAGGATTTAGAATTTATCGATCGCTTATCCAAACAATTACATCAAATTTTTGGTGACAAATTCTTTGCCAGACCCAATCAATTTCGCAAACAAGCTTGTTGGTTTGGCCCGTTTGATGAATTTTTGTATATAGATACAGACATTGTAGTTTTTGAAAAGATAATTGACAATTTAAATTACTTTTCAGAATATGATTTTCTCTGCTGTGATTATCAACATGGTGGCGGCATCACAAATGTATTTACTCCCAAAGTTTTAGAAGAAAAAGTATTTACCGAAGACGACCTTAAAGACATATTTAATGGGGGATTTTGGGCTTCTAAAAAGAACTTACTTTCGGAACAAGACTTGTACGACACTTTTGCCGAATGCGCCGCCCATCCAGAATACTTTGATTTTTCGCAAAAAACTTCCGATCAACCAATCGTTAATTACATGATTTTGAAACGGATTTCCCGACGGTTTAATATTGTCCGTAGACCGGAAAAAGGGCCGGGTAATTGGGCAGGAAGCGGTCATTTTAAATATGAAGGCGATCGACTAATCGATCCCCATGTCAACCAACCATTGCAATACTTACATTGGGCAGGTATTAGAATTGAACCTGGTTGTCCTTATTGGGAAACTTGGGAACATTACCGCTATCTCAACGAAGCAAAACCAACTTATACACCCCAGAAATCTGCTGCTAAACCTAAAAATGTATGGCAAAAAGTCAAGGATAAAGTAAAAGGTTTATTTTGA
- a CDS encoding MBOAT family O-acyltransferase, translated as MLFNSPEFIFLFLPIALLIFFLLGRISNQRVAIAWLVAASLFFYAKSNPVFLLLLIFSSGFNYCISLALKNQLLFDRWKIALSQKWLLGIGVTANLVVLGYFKYANFFINTVNQLSGTSFSIEKIFLPLAISFFTFQQISYLVDVYRGEAKQETFLDYLLFVSFFPKLIAGPIVRHKDLMPQFEERSTYQFNQENFVVGITIFSMGFFKKAIFASTMAALANPIFDLAAKGVNLTFFEVWVGALAYTLQLYFDFSGYSDMAIGIARMFGILLPLNFDSPYKALNISDFWRRWHITLSNFLRDYIYIPLGGNRKGNFRRYFNLMITMLLGGLWHGAGWNFVIWGGLHGAYLVIHRQWQLLRKSWGQDLQKSSLWSRWLARILTFLAVMISWIFFRAENLKAAMIMLTGGIGFNGVSLPPFLSKRLLFIQNPGIRFDGLMPNLEINPWYAISVICLLLAIAWFVPNTQEWMAQYKPALDYQPSKTAHPFWQKLQWQPNLFFGILFGLIWFFCCKTFLEATPSDFIYFNF; from the coding sequence ATGTTGTTTAACTCACCAGAATTTATTTTTTTATTTCTCCCGATCGCTTTATTAATTTTCTTTCTGCTTGGCAGAATCAGTAATCAACGAGTAGCGATTGCTTGGCTAGTAGCAGCTTCTTTGTTCTTTTACGCCAAAAGCAACCCAGTCTTTTTATTATTACTAATTTTTTCGAGCGGATTTAACTATTGCATTAGTTTAGCATTAAAAAACCAGCTTTTGTTCGATCGCTGGAAAATTGCTCTATCTCAAAAATGGCTTTTAGGTATAGGAGTCACAGCCAATTTAGTTGTGCTTGGTTATTTTAAATATGCCAACTTCTTTATTAATACGGTTAATCAATTAAGCGGGACAAGTTTCAGCATTGAGAAAATCTTTCTTCCCCTAGCCATATCATTTTTTACTTTTCAACAAATTTCTTATTTGGTAGATGTTTATCGCGGGGAAGCCAAACAAGAAACCTTTCTCGATTATTTACTATTCGTTAGTTTTTTTCCAAAATTAATCGCAGGCCCAATTGTACGTCATAAAGACTTAATGCCTCAGTTTGAAGAGCGATCTACCTATCAATTTAATCAGGAAAACTTTGTAGTAGGCATCACAATTTTTTCAATGGGTTTCTTTAAAAAAGCTATATTTGCTAGTACTATGGCTGCTTTAGCGAACCCAATTTTTGACTTAGCTGCTAAAGGGGTAAATCTGACATTTTTTGAAGTTTGGGTTGGTGCTCTTGCCTATACATTACAGCTTTATTTTGATTTTTCTGGCTATTCAGATATGGCGATCGGTATAGCGCGAATGTTCGGTATCCTACTACCACTAAATTTTGATTCCCCTTACAAAGCTCTCAATATTTCTGACTTTTGGCGCAGATGGCATATTACTTTATCTAACTTTTTAAGAGATTATATTTACATTCCTCTGGGTGGTAATCGCAAAGGAAATTTTAGACGGTACTTCAATTTAATGATTACCATGTTATTAGGAGGTCTTTGGCATGGCGCGGGTTGGAATTTTGTAATTTGGGGAGGTTTACATGGTGCTTACCTTGTGATTCATCGCCAATGGCAATTATTGCGAAAATCCTGGGGTCAAGATTTACAAAAAAGCTCTTTGTGGAGTCGATGGTTAGCAAGAATTTTAACATTTTTAGCTGTAATGATATCTTGGATTTTCTTTAGAGCAGAAAACTTAAAAGCAGCTATGATTATGTTAACAGGAGGTATTGGTTTTAACGGTGTTTCGTTACCTCCATTTTTATCTAAAAGGCTACTATTTATTCAAAATCCAGGCATCAGATTTGATGGGTTAATGCCTAATTTAGAAATCAATCCTTGGTACGCAATCAGTGTAATTTGTTTGTTATTAGCGATCGCTTGGTTTGTGCCTAATACCCAGGAGTGGATGGCACAATATAAACCTGCGTTAGATTATCAACCCTCAAAAACTGCTCATCCTTTCTGGCAAAAATTACAATGGCAGCCAAATTTATTTTTTGGCATTCTCTTTGGCTTAATCTGGTTCTTTTGCTGTAAAACTTTTCTAGAAGCTACACCCAGCGATTTTATTTACTTTAACTTCTGA
- a CDS encoding glycosyltransferase family 10 domain-containing protein: MNRKTVGMISSYPGLTQCSWLWHQTPHPFGAWGNIEMRSQEPKPDFMLLYNFFDFPKPQEKSPLWFVNQKRQNRYEQEIESMQAKLRGVPQERIIFLWREPPLEEVLQRTLAHYQRAKTYCGHISGPDDYAPHPDYMPAIWYIGNSFRELNEMNPPEKVKTCSWIVSGVNRAANHAKRFDFLKLLQESDFQFDLYGRNLPSWTRNCGEIGNKWYAMAPYYYNLTIENYTDNNWYVSEKLWDAILAWCLPIYYGGPAVDKLLPPGSFLRLPSMDEKGLAYIKEMTATPDAWYAAKDAIAEARQIILHKLNLLEWLSNFVGNVS; encoded by the coding sequence ATGAACAGAAAAACTGTAGGCATGATTAGCAGCTATCCCGGACTGACACAATGTAGCTGGTTATGGCATCAAACGCCCCATCCTTTCGGTGCTTGGGGCAATATTGAAATGCGATCGCAAGAACCCAAACCGGATTTCATGCTGCTATATAATTTTTTTGATTTTCCGAAACCACAGGAAAAAAGTCCCTTGTGGTTTGTTAATCAAAAACGTCAAAATCGCTACGAACAAGAAATTGAATCGATGCAAGCTAAACTTCGTGGCGTTCCTCAAGAGCGGATTATTTTTCTTTGGCGAGAACCGCCTCTAGAGGAAGTGCTGCAAAGAACTCTTGCTCACTACCAAAGGGCAAAAACATATTGCGGCCACATTTCAGGGCCTGATGATTACGCTCCTCATCCAGATTATATGCCTGCTATTTGGTATATTGGCAATTCGTTTCGTGAACTTAATGAAATGAATCCGCCGGAAAAGGTAAAAACTTGTAGTTGGATTGTTTCCGGTGTAAATCGTGCTGCTAATCATGCTAAACGTTTTGATTTTTTGAAGCTACTACAAGAAAGTGATTTTCAGTTCGATTTATATGGCCGAAATTTGCCAAGTTGGACTCGGAACTGTGGCGAAATTGGTAATAAGTGGTATGCAATGGCTCCTTATTACTATAATTTGACGATCGAAAATTATACTGACAATAATTGGTATGTGAGCGAAAAACTGTGGGATGCTATTTTGGCTTGGTGTTTGCCGATTTATTATGGTGGCCCTGCTGTTGATAAATTGTTACCACCTGGTAGTTTTCTCAGGTTGCCAAGTATGGATGAAAAAGGTTTGGCATATATTAAAGAAATGACAGCTACACCTGATGCTTGGTATGCAGCAAAAGATGCGATCGCAGAAGCCAGACAAATTATTCTTCACAAGCTAAACTTACTAGAATGGCTCTCTAATTTTGTCGGCAACGTTTCCTAA
- a CDS encoding ABC transporter ATP-binding protein codes for MLKTDILIQFARRYPLWIILTIVLGFSGALFNGVSTALIVPILLNVLGQEVELKGAPPLIQKIITPFDNLPITYRLLAMASIILLVIILKNLAGYAGSLVSSSLTRKLAADMREEGLRMLLEVDLDFYAKMKVGDLINRLGGEIGRAVGTIGTLIKVVTISITILVFVALLVAISWQLTIASTFLLTTVALINQFSIYRARLFGKQLSEMSKAYSIRVLEVLNGIRLVKATGNENREYELLSKLIRVREKADFQSQVNDAAIAPVSEVTGIIALMIIVMLGRTFFINQIQAVSAIILTYLLVLFRLLPYITQLNNARSQLANSAASVDIVYDFLRRDNKPFMNNGSLPYKPLEKGIDFQNVSFKYPGHEGFVLKGINLSIPRGTTLALVGGSGAGKSTLVDLVPRFYEPTSGCINLDGIDLRNYDVKSLRRAMGIVSQDTFLFNDSVLNNIAYGNLKATEEEVISAAKRANAYEFIIKLPQGFDTVIGDRGVLLSGGQRQRLAIARALLQDPDILILDEATSALDTVSERLVQSAIEDLSHNRTTLVIAHRLSTVQKADQIAVLDKGVVVEIGTHQELLNQGGYYARLYSMQFSESPEAVFAHNEEIREKVSYEVRTLLNSMIGSLRLLADNMVDTPEEERELIEESYGSAISLFNSIEAFENSSKLPIK; via the coding sequence ATGTTAAAAACTGACATACTGATACAATTTGCTCGGCGCTATCCTCTCTGGATTATTTTAACAATTGTTTTGGGATTTTCTGGAGCATTATTTAATGGCGTAAGTACGGCATTGATTGTGCCAATACTGTTGAATGTATTAGGGCAAGAAGTAGAATTAAAAGGTGCGCCACCGCTCATCCAAAAAATTATTACACCTTTTGATAATTTGCCAATAACATATCGGCTATTAGCTATGGCCAGTATAATTTTACTAGTAATTATCTTAAAAAACTTAGCTGGTTATGCAGGTAGCTTAGTCTCTAGTTCTTTGACGCGAAAGCTAGCAGCTGATATGCGAGAAGAAGGGCTAAGAATGCTTTTGGAAGTAGACCTAGATTTTTATGCCAAAATGAAAGTAGGCGATTTAATTAATCGCTTAGGTGGAGAAATTGGTCGTGCTGTAGGTACGATTGGCACATTAATCAAAGTAGTCACTATTTCTATTACTATTTTAGTTTTTGTAGCTTTGTTAGTAGCAATTTCTTGGCAATTAACGATCGCTTCAACTTTTCTGTTAACTACAGTAGCATTAATTAATCAATTCTCAATATATAGAGCGCGGCTATTTGGGAAACAATTATCGGAAATGTCCAAAGCATACTCGATTAGAGTCCTAGAAGTTTTAAACGGTATTCGTTTAGTTAAAGCAACGGGAAACGAAAATAGAGAGTATGAATTATTGAGTAAATTAATTAGAGTGCGGGAGAAAGCAGATTTTCAATCTCAAGTAAATGATGCCGCGATCGCACCAGTTAGTGAAGTTACAGGAATTATAGCCCTGATGATAATAGTCATGTTAGGGCGAACATTTTTTATCAATCAAATTCAGGCTGTTTCGGCAATCATATTGACTTACTTATTAGTTCTATTTAGGCTTTTACCATACATTACCCAGCTAAACAATGCTAGGAGTCAATTAGCTAATAGTGCCGCTAGTGTAGACATAGTATATGACTTTTTACGGCGGGATAATAAGCCATTTATGAACAATGGTTCTTTGCCTTATAAACCATTAGAAAAAGGTATTGATTTTCAAAACGTTTCCTTTAAGTATCCAGGGCATGAAGGCTTTGTCTTAAAAGGTATTAATTTATCCATACCACGAGGTACTACCTTAGCTTTAGTAGGAGGATCGGGAGCAGGTAAATCAACTCTTGTAGATTTAGTACCGCGATTTTATGAACCGACAAGCGGTTGTATTAATTTAGACGGAATAGATCTCCGAAATTATGATGTAAAATCTCTACGAAGAGCTATGGGTATCGTTAGTCAGGATACATTTTTGTTTAATGATTCTGTACTAAATAACATTGCTTATGGCAATCTAAAAGCTACGGAAGAAGAAGTGATTTCGGCAGCAAAGCGGGCAAATGCTTACGAATTTATTATTAAATTGCCCCAAGGTTTTGATACGGTAATTGGCGATCGCGGTGTATTACTATCTGGTGGACAACGCCAACGATTAGCAATTGCTAGAGCACTCTTACAAGACCCTGATATTTTAATATTAGATGAAGCTACAAGCGCTTTAGATACTGTTTCCGAACGTTTAGTACAATCAGCAATTGAAGATTTAAGCCACAATCGCACTACATTAGTAATTGCCCACCGTTTATCTACTGTACAAAAAGCAGATCAAATTGCAGTGTTAGATAAGGGAGTTGTTGTAGAAATTGGTACCCATCAAGAACTATTAAATCAAGGTGGTTACTATGCTCGTTTGTACTCTATGCAATTTTCTGAAAGTCCCGAAGCTGTTTTTGCTCATAATGAAGAAATTCGGGAAAAAGTATCTTATGAAGTGCGAACTTTATTAAACTCAATGATTGGTTCCCTAAGATTGTTAGCTGATAATATGGTAGATACACCAGAAGAAGAACGAGAATTAATTGAAGAATCTTATGGCTCGGCTATCAGCCTTTTTAATTCTATTGAAGCTTTTGAAAATAGTAGTAAGCTACCAATAAAATAA
- a CDS encoding glycosyltransferase family 4 protein gives MKVSVVISDLSGGGSVRAFLLGQVLRQLNYEVELIGFIFGKEIYAKPPSGMKVVSVEGKKYPGFVDSARKLLSKIDGDIIYAVKPKPTSFGVSLIKKLINNRPLILDMDDWELSWYGGDDWQYRPSIKQLYRDIFTKDGILKYPDHPQYIKWMEQLVDRADALTIDTEFLKQRFGGVYLPNGKDTALFDPQLYNPEKSREKYGLSQYRVLMFPGAPRPHKGVEDVLIALDQLNESDLKLVIVGGSPYDDYDDKLMQKWGRWIIKLPRCSVEEMPEVVSAAHVVVVPQRDSVAARAQFPLKLTDGMAMAKPVLTTKVGDIPEIMAGTGYIVDPNSPEQISAKIKEIFQNFEVANDLGRQARERCVADYSVNTMSVILENLIASLN, from the coding sequence GTGAAAGTTTCAGTAGTTATTAGCGATTTATCAGGTGGAGGTTCTGTCAGAGCATTTCTGCTAGGACAAGTCCTTCGACAATTAAACTATGAAGTTGAATTAATTGGGTTTATTTTCGGTAAAGAAATTTATGCAAAACCCCCATCAGGAATGAAAGTTGTATCAGTAGAGGGGAAAAAATACCCTGGATTTGTTGACTCTGCCAGAAAACTTTTGAGTAAAATTGATGGTGATATTATTTATGCAGTTAAACCAAAGCCAACCAGTTTTGGAGTATCTTTAATTAAAAAACTAATTAATAATCGTCCGTTAATTTTAGATATGGATGATTGGGAACTAAGTTGGTATGGTGGTGATGATTGGCAATATCGCCCAAGCATTAAACAGTTATATCGAGATATTTTTACTAAGGATGGAATATTAAAATATCCCGATCATCCACAGTATATTAAGTGGATGGAACAATTAGTCGATCGCGCTGATGCTTTAACTATCGATACCGAATTTCTTAAACAACGTTTTGGTGGTGTATATCTTCCTAATGGCAAAGATACTGCTTTATTCGATCCCCAATTATATAATCCAGAAAAAAGTAGAGAAAAATATGGACTCTCACAATATCGAGTTTTAATGTTTCCAGGCGCACCTAGACCGCACAAAGGAGTAGAAGATGTTTTAATTGCCTTAGATCAGTTGAATGAATCAGATTTAAAATTAGTAATTGTTGGTGGCAGTCCTTACGATGATTATGATGATAAACTAATGCAGAAATGGGGACGCTGGATTATTAAGTTACCTCGATGTAGTGTAGAAGAAATGCCGGAAGTAGTATCTGCTGCTCATGTCGTGGTAGTACCACAGCGCGATAGCGTAGCAGCAAGAGCGCAGTTTCCTTTAAAGTTAACTGATGGTATGGCAATGGCAAAGCCAGTTTTAACGACTAAAGTTGGTGATATACCAGAAATTATGGCCGGAACTGGTTACATTGTAGATCCAAACTCTCCAGAGCAAATAAGTGCCAAAATTAAAGAAATATTTCAAAATTTTGAGGTAGCTAATGACTTAGGTAGGCAAGCTAGAGAAAGGTGTGTTGCTGACTATAGTGTAAATACAATGTCAGTTATACTGGAAAATTTAATTGCCAGTTTAAATTGA